The genomic interval ATGCTGAAGCTGCTCACAGAGAGGGTACCCACTTTTTGGCGCCCAGATCAATGACTCTCTAACTCACCAGATTTGAATCCCTGTGACTTCGTTCTACATTTGGAGACATGTTGAGAGCATTGCCTGCAAGACCTCTCATGGTTCAACGGCCTCTTTAAAGgcctttatcaagaaaactaAGGCCAACTTAGACCGGACCAAGGTAGGCGCAACTCCattaaaaataatcttttgttgacattgaaacctagttttttttcacaaaataaaTTTCTTGTATTAACAGATGCCTGTGATCCACCTTACAATCAattttgtgccaatttttCTGACTAGCCCTGTGTGCTCAATCTCGCGTATCTATccctagagcatctataagTACACTCACAAAACGATTTTTACACTATATCAACGTGTTTCGAGACTTCACTATCAAGAAGAGTCATAGTACGTATTGAATGATTAACGGTTTGCGTATTTAAGACTGCTCGAGGGAAATACTAAAGTAAAATTCGCTAATCATTTAGAGCGCATCTCTCTTCAGGGATGCCAAACAGATTCTGGTTTTAACAACAGATTGTAACATAATAGCCAAGTTAGTcctaactaaatgtgtttccaatttgcatcaattagctttttgaaaatttcagtgTATATACTGCTTTTAGGCATGCAAGTTTTTAATGCGGGCTTCGCATGGCTGCATCTCACTTAGCTTCCCATGCGACTCGATGTGACCTCTCAGTCATGTCTTTCACATGTCTTTCAACAGCTTAGCTGTGGCAAGGGTATTCTGGAACGATGAACTGAGTATCTTTGACTGATTCCAATTCCCTCATCTGGGGATCTTGAATATGTGGAGGTTAATGGTGTCTCTCCAATTAATGATATTGTGAAGCACGCCACCGCAAATTGGGTTCGACAAAcgaattatctttttttggattCTCCAATTGCTCCAAGAGAATGGATTTAATCGAATCAAAGGTCACGTAACTGAGGGTCATCATCCCATAATAATGCCAACAATATCCAATCAGGATTTGATTTGGGAATCTCTTGGGACGGCTCAGGCTCATCTTGCTCCGTCAGGAGTGTTATCTTCACATTATCGCTTCATTTTCGTTTGGCTGAAGTCGGCGGCTCATGTCCCTCAATATCGACCAAAGTGTCCAATTTTCAATATAAAGAAAAGCTCAACTATTTTCTTGGTTGAATCATTGGTGcaaattgaatattgaaaCATATGGAAATAAAGTAAGGTTAACCATCCCTTGAccacattcttttttttgcggacttccttaccgctaccggtgatctttcaatttggatttatgtaaattttgaaatctaaaaaagtatttaaaaaACAGGACGACTTCCAAGAGTAGATTGCGACTTGtcaattcaaataaatcatttgGACTTTTCATTACATTTCTAACCCTTTTCCGCACACTTTATTGGAATTTTGTGTCTCTGAAAGGCATAACCTTTTTGTTAATTTGGCCATCCCTAGCAATAACTAAAAATGGGCACGTATCTACAAGGCCATGATTTGGGTCAAAATGAATCTTCTCACATTTATCGGTACTTAAGAAGTCAGGATGTCAAGGGAAATCGATAACTGCGAGTTAGTTTCCTGATGAAAGAGGTAGTACATGAAAAACATTACGTTACATTTTGAAACCGGTTTGACATTTGTACATCTTCACAAATTCTAGCTCGATATTTCGATAACAAGCACACTACCATAGGGATACGTCGAGTGCCCCCTGtggccaatttcatttcacatCTGTTTATCTCAAAAGCTAGAATAAAAAAGTGATTCATTTCATCCTAACAGCATGTCATTGCATTAAGATattccttcattttggtttGACGTTCAAGTTGACAATGGCGATGCATTGTGCTCAGGTAAGACTTTCGAAATAAAacgttttcaaaccaaaacgTACAATTAACAAATCGATCGAAAAATATTACGAGTGCCTTACAGAATATAGATGGTATTCTATGCAGGGTCTATTGAGGGATATGTCATTCAATTACGaggttttttcccttttttgttcaatcttGACTCAAATTTCCAAACAACCGTCCAATCTTTCGTCGTCCCAAAGGCATTCGTATCTATTGCAAAATCTCAAAGGAAGAAATGCGTACGTACTCAGCTATTTCAAAGACCGTTATTGAACAGCTTTAACATAGATAACATATTTAGATCGATGATAAATGTGCGATTCAAGCTGAATTGGTGGCTCAGTCCCAAAAATATTAAATGAATACAAGGTCCAGATTCATGGGCAAAATCTGCTAAAACGCTACACCTACGTAGAAATGCTCCTTCAATGCACTCTTGTAATGATGTGGTAAAAATGTCGATGATCAGATGCAAAATATAAGTCCCTCAAAGAGTGAAAAAGTTAAgaaaaattgctttcaattaAAAACTATTGGAATTCTGCTTCTTAGTTTTACTAAGAACATacattttcatcgttttttggAAGCATTTGCTTAGGAAGTTTTGTCATTGATTGTTCCtgttcagaaatatttgatttaGACCTTTTTTCCAGAAGTTTCGCCATAGAGCCGTTGATGCAtaattgaaaaagagcaattaAATGGCAGAGTGGGACTCCCAGGCATGTTTCCAATGAAACGATTTCAAAACGAAGATTTGTTAAACTAGTTTGGAAGCATGATTCAAATTATGCATTCACATAAATCGTTAAGAATATGATTTGTCACGCTTAGGTTTAAAAACGTTAGGGTTCCAAGTAGTTTCAAAACCTTTAATGAAAGtgaaatgtgcaaaaattTCTTGACCTAACACTTGCATATAGTTTAAgcacaattttctttttgaaagctCAACGTTAGAATAGGTCAGGTGTTGCATTCGCATACACATTATAAGTCCAATTTATTGAGTTATCgttttttccaatgaactATTTGACAAAGGTTTTACTGACATATTAAAAAGACCTAAAGAATGAAAGGATCAGATTTGTCTATTAAGTTGTCTTCGATCTGTGACTCTTCCCATATCCAAGTTCGGGACAAATCTGGTGCCACACTTTTCAAAGGGGGCCTTCGAGCTTGCCCTCGGGACCAATCCGAACTGGCTGTGGTCTTGGGCTCCAACGTCCAATCCTGAAGTTTTCCAATGGAGCCTTGTCGAAAACGTCCAAAGCTTCTCAGAGGATCTCGCGGAGAAGGGAGGACGGTCTCTGGATTCTGATTCCCATCGAGAGGCTCTATGGTGAATTGAGGAGGAGACGATTGGCTAGGTGTGATATTTTTGGTATGGACTTCGTGAATGGGTTGAGCATTGGTGAATCGGACCAGAATATTCGCAATAAAGAGGAAAACTGTCGTCGGTTTTCCAAGTTCGAACCAAACATCTGAAAGATGGAGAATAAAGTGACAGAGGCACGCAAATCACGCCATGTGACTCAATTACAAGTCCTGAATTATTTTGGCACAATCCCGAACAATATGGCTTTTTTCCAACTCGGTAATTTATTTAATGAACAAGCCCTAGAAGCGGTATCTTTTCACTTTCaccaagagcaaacaaaagtGGACctaattttcatcatcataataTCAGGGACTTACTGTTCCGCTTGAGATTCATCTTGGCCAATGACAAGGGATTTGATCACTGTAAAGCTCCACAGCACCGAGTAGAATGACACAATATTCGCAAAGGTGGATCAATATACCGTAAGccaaagatggatggatggatagatggatagatgacGACGCTGATGGCTATTAGGCAGAAATTCACAGGTCACTAAACATGCATGCAACCGCCAATAtgtagttgtagttgtagCGCACCATGAATTTGACGATAATTGCTCCTGTGAATCAGTCGATGGACATAATTTGATCCGGATGAAGTGATACAGCCGGAGGATGAATTTAGACTCACTGACAATCCTGTGCCGACTAGTTAAGGCATACGCAAATCACGCGATTTGCGTCATTGCCCAACGAGCACAAAACCAGCAGACTCTTCGACGTTCAGTGTTTGTAGAAAAGAGTTTGGAAATCCTAGACGAGGGTCTGGCTGCCGATCCTCATGTCCAATTTCTCGTATTGCACGGCGAGGTGATGGCCAAAATTATCCCTCATCATGGCGCTTCTTCAAGTCTAAGAACGAGAGATTCCTCACAAGCTGATGTCCACTGATTCAAACTGGGCTTGAATCCCTGACTATACCAATCCCTTGGATTTCGGAATACCACGCCTGGATTTCAATCAGTGGTTCGTTCGTGGTCAGTTTGTTGCACCTTGCTGTCCAAGTGATTTGGGTTTGAGTTTCTAGACCATATGGACTTAATAGTGTTGGTAAACGAAAGTGAACGGTCgcatgaatttgaattcgaGCCTCACAATGAAGTACTGTACGTACGACGTTCGTTGGACGGTTTTTGGACGTTAGAATCCCTCAAAGCTCGGACACATGGCTCACTTTCAGGCCGGGTTCGTTGGGGACTTTGCATGTACAAGATGGTTGACGATCTTTATTGGTTCCTGTGGCGATCACGACTGAACACATTTCGAGCACGGATCACTGGACTTGGAGAAACTGCATCGACGAACTTCGACAACGCAGTCGTCCTGCTGAGCAGCCGACTTCGGAATCGGACGGTTGAACACTCGGGAATAAAGTAATTCCCCCTGATCTTGAATCTACGAGCAACATCCATCTACATAGTGTTAGATTTACTGGGAGAGAGTATAGAGCTTGAAGAGATTTTTCGGCGTTTTCCCCCACTCAAACAACCGTGTGTGACGGATCGAAAATGGAAATTATTCAGAGATGCGTAAAGCgtgaacaacaaaaaaaatcgtcaagCCAAAGGTAGTTGGCATTCAGGACAAGAAAACAATTCTTTTAATCATGATAATGATCATCACAATAGCGTTGTTGGCCAGGTGCTACCATTAGGCCACATCTGATCTGTTAGCAAGCGCATTGAAGAATCCTTTGGCGATTTCTCAATCCAGATTTGTCTGGAAACTTGGGTAGGTTTGATGCTGAGGCCGATGGTTCCGTGTTATGTAATGAATATTGGAGGGCTACGTAGGATTTGACGGGTCTTTCATGTGAGGAGGAAAGTATTGGCGTGaataaacacttttttgagtcaaaaataGTTGCTGATTTGCCTTTAGGCCACTTGAGATTGCAGTTGATCGTCCATGCTTGGCCCTGACCATTGGGTACTTTACTGAACATTTTTTAGATACATTGTGACACCATGTATGTGAGTCCAAGTTCAGCCAAATCTGATGTTAATTCTAACTCAAGGCTATTATGGTTTGCACTTCTTATGCCGCGTGTTTGAAGtgtctttttgaccaaaaataacacTTTTATTTAATGAAAACATGTACCGTTTTCACTTCAAAATCACTCTTAACacgattttgaagaaaaaaagtggaTTCTCAGAGATTCCGCAGTATTTGTTTGCATTGTGAATCCTTAGCAGGTTAGACATTAGAATTGGAAAATTCGAGGAAAAATAAGAATGCAAGTTGATCATCATTAAAAtggctcgaaaaaaaaataaatataagtCTATTTACATGTAACAAGAAGACACATATAAAGGCTGCTTTAAATGTTTCGTCCTTAATTTTGAACTAAAGACAAAATGTCAACGCATATCGTTTTTTTAAGTTATTGAAAAGAGAACCATAAAATTGTCGATTCGTTGTAATATGAAGTTGGCTCCCATCCTTCTCTACTTAGCAGAAGTGTTTTATGTCTTCTTGGAAGATCATAATTAGGCTCCgataaaatatgttggattttcgGCCCAAAGgttatttttatgttgcttaaaacaacccaaatatgtcgattttatgttaaccaaaacGTTTCGGTTTCTTGTTTCTGTCCTGTTTATTTTTCGTAGCATAAAATCTAGCCCCGGCCAAAAcatgcagataaatatggtcttcaTTGACAGCAAAGGTGCATGAAAAATTAACtgaatttataaaaaaaaattggcgaataaactttccaaaacataggcagCAATATGTgggggggctatttttgccttccatatcaagaaACACATAAACGAAAAGGAACATTACATTA from Tigriopus californicus strain San Diego chromosome 5, Tcal_SD_v2.1, whole genome shotgun sequence carries:
- the LOC131881350 gene encoding uncharacterized protein LOC131881350, with translation MNLKRNNVWFELGKPTTVFLFIANILVRFTNAQPIHEVHTKNITPSQSSPPQFTIEPLDGNQNPETVLPSPRDPLRSFGRFRQGSIGKLQDWTLEPKTTASSDWSRGQARRPPLKSVAPDLSRTWIWEESQIEDNLIDKSDPFIL